A stretch of Gymnodinialimonas phycosphaerae DNA encodes these proteins:
- a CDS encoding DUF934 domain-containing protein gives MGQTIVTDTGFAPDDWTGHAAPLVEGVPANGTAVDIAPSDDVAVLAGVLARLTFIRVAFPSSADGRGFTLAKRLRAMGYRGRLRAAGHVLADQYAMARRAGFDEVEIDAALAARQPEAQWLARADWHAHDYQARLRGSAA, from the coding sequence ATGGGCCAGACGATTGTAACAGACACGGGCTTTGCGCCCGACGATTGGACCGGTCACGCCGCACCTTTGGTCGAGGGCGTCCCGGCAAATGGAACCGCGGTGGACATCGCGCCCTCGGACGATGTGGCGGTGCTGGCGGGAGTCTTGGCGCGCTTGACCTTTATCCGCGTAGCCTTCCCCTCCTCCGCCGATGGGCGCGGGTTCACCTTGGCCAAGCGCCTGCGCGCGATGGGCTACAGGGGACGTTTGCGCGCGGCGGGGCACGTTCTGGCGGACCAATACGCCATGGCGCGCCGCGCAGGTTTCGATGAGGTGGAAATCGACGCAGCACTTGCCGCCCGCCAACCAGAGGCGCAATGGCTGGCCCGCGCCGATTGGCATGCCCACGACTATCAGGCCCGCCTGCGCGGATCTGCGGCCTAA
- a CDS encoding phosphoadenylyl-sulfate reductase gives MPLKELAERRALLHRKSEADAVLRHAVSDLAIGPIAMVSSFGADSVVLLHMLSQIAPATPVLFVDTEMLFDATLTYQREVAEHLGLSDVRVVKPAREALLERDVDGVLHHFDPDACCALRKTEPLERALTGFGGWITGRKRIHGGERASLPLYEKSGSRIKVNPLATWTQARVADYITHHGLPRHPMVAGGFPSIGCQPCTTPAQSDEDPRAGRWRGQAKTECGIHFKDGAVMRRAS, from the coding sequence ATGCCGCTTAAGGAACTGGCCGAACGCCGGGCACTGCTGCATCGCAAAAGCGAGGCCGACGCGGTGCTGCGCCATGCCGTAAGCGATCTGGCCATCGGCCCCATTGCGATGGTGTCCAGCTTCGGCGCGGACTCTGTGGTGCTGTTGCATATGCTCAGCCAGATCGCGCCCGCGACGCCGGTGCTGTTTGTCGACACCGAAATGCTGTTTGACGCGACCCTTACCTATCAGCGAGAGGTCGCCGAACACCTTGGCCTAAGCGATGTGCGCGTCGTCAAACCTGCCCGCGAAGCGTTGCTGGAACGGGACGTTGACGGTGTTCTGCACCATTTCGACCCGGACGCCTGCTGCGCCCTGCGCAAGACCGAGCCGCTGGAGCGCGCGTTGACTGGTTTTGGCGGCTGGATCACCGGGCGCAAGCGCATCCACGGCGGCGAACGGGCGTCCCTGCCGCTCTATGAGAAAAGCGGCTCGCGGATCAAGGTGAACCCCTTGGCGACTTGGACTCAGGCACGGGTGGCGGACTATATCACGCATCACGGCCTACCCCGACACCCCATGGTGGCAGGCGGTTTCCCCTCCATCGGGTGCCAGCCCTGCACGACGCCCGCCCAGTCCGATGAGGACCCGCGCGCCGGGCGTTGGCGCGGCCAGGCAAAGACCGAATGTGGCATTCATTTCAAGGACGGCGCCGTGATGCGGCGCGCGTCCTGA
- a CDS encoding nitrite/sulfite reductase, translated as MYAYTDFDRDFLAERNAQFRAQVERRIDGSLTEDEFKPLRLMNGLYLQLHAYMLRVAIPYGTLNAGQMRQLAMIADRWDKGYGHFTTRQNIQYNWPQLRDVPDMLDALGEVGMHAIQTSGNTIRNVTADHFAGAAAEEVADPRPVAELIRQWSTDHPEFQFLPRKFKVAVTGSDQDRAVTAAHDIGLRLVERHGRLGATVLVGGGLGRTPMIGKVLSDYVALDDLLPYLEAVVAVYNLLGRRDNKYKARIKITVHENGIEEIRRLVDAEFAPRKAAFNGADMALLDKIKADFAAPDFTPGAGDFQAHYTDDPVFRSFVDTNTVAHKHRDYAILTVSLKAHGATPGDATSDQMRVLADLAETYAHDELRISHEQNVILPHMPKRHLRAVFDALSQAGLGTANIGLASDIIACPGMDYCALATARSIPVAQEIATRFEELKLEHAVGPLKIKISGCINACGHHHVGHIGILGLDRAGVENYQITLGGDGGPDAVIGERAGPGFAYDEVVDAVERLVRAYLDLRDHADETFLDTYKRLGATPFKAALYPEVKAHAA; from the coding sequence ATGTACGCCTATACCGATTTCGACCGAGATTTCCTGGCCGAGCGTAACGCCCAGTTCCGCGCCCAGGTGGAACGCCGCATCGACGGCAGCTTGACCGAGGATGAGTTCAAACCCCTGCGCCTGATGAACGGTCTTTACCTGCAATTGCACGCCTATATGCTGCGCGTGGCGATCCCCTATGGCACTCTGAACGCTGGACAAATGCGGCAACTCGCGATGATCGCGGACCGTTGGGACAAGGGCTATGGCCACTTCACCACGCGCCAGAACATACAGTACAACTGGCCACAACTGCGCGACGTGCCCGACATGCTGGACGCACTGGGTGAGGTGGGGATGCATGCCATCCAGACCTCTGGCAACACGATCCGCAACGTCACCGCCGACCATTTCGCAGGCGCAGCCGCCGAAGAGGTCGCAGACCCCCGCCCCGTGGCCGAGTTGATCCGCCAATGGTCCACCGACCACCCGGAATTCCAGTTCCTGCCGCGCAAGTTCAAGGTCGCAGTGACGGGATCGGATCAGGACCGCGCGGTCACGGCGGCCCATGACATCGGGTTGCGACTGGTAGAACGCCACGGAAGACTTGGCGCGACGGTCCTGGTCGGTGGTGGCCTTGGGCGCACGCCGATGATTGGCAAGGTGCTGTCGGACTACGTGGCACTGGACGACTTGCTGCCGTATCTGGAGGCGGTCGTCGCGGTCTATAACCTGTTGGGACGGCGCGATAACAAGTACAAAGCGCGGATCAAGATCACCGTGCACGAGAACGGGATCGAGGAGATCCGCCGCTTGGTCGACGCCGAATTCGCGCCCCGGAAAGCCGCTTTCAACGGCGCCGACATGGCGCTGCTGGACAAGATCAAGGCGGATTTCGCCGCGCCTGATTTCACCCCCGGCGCAGGTGATTTCCAAGCCCACTACACCGACGATCCGGTCTTCCGTAGCTTCGTGGACACCAACACGGTTGCCCACAAGCACCGCGATTACGCCATCCTGACCGTGTCCCTGAAGGCTCACGGCGCGACACCGGGCGATGCCACCAGCGACCAGATGCGCGTTCTGGCGGATTTGGCCGAGACCTACGCCCATGACGAGTTGCGCATCTCGCACGAACAGAACGTGATCCTGCCCCATATGCCCAAGCGCCACCTGCGCGCGGTTTTTGACGCCCTGTCACAAGCGGGCCTTGGGACTGCGAATATCGGGCTGGCCTCCGACATCATCGCCTGCCCCGGCATGGATTATTGCGCGCTGGCCACGGCCCGTTCCATCCCTGTGGCGCAGGAAATTGCCACGCGTTTTGAAGAACTTAAGCTGGAACACGCGGTTGGGCCACTGAAGATCAAGATCTCGGGCTGCATCAATGCCTGCGGGCACCATCACGTGGGACACATCGGAATTCTCGGCCTCGATCGTGCGGGGGTCGAGAACTACCAGATCACCCTTGGCGGTGACGGCGGACCGGACGCCGTGATCGGCGAACGCGCCGGACCGGGATTTGCCTATGATGAAGTGGTCGATGCCGTTGAGCGGCTGGTGCGAGCCTATCTGGACCTGCGCGACCACGCTGATGAGACCTTTCTCGACACCTACAAGCGCTTGGGAGCAACGCCCTTCAAGGCCGCGCTCTACCCAGAGGTCAAAGCCCATGCCGCTTAA
- a CDS encoding DUF2849 domain-containing protein, protein MSRQFTPKVVTANALLEGDVVYLTKQGHWTRQHAEADLIEDAVTAEIRLLEAQALAHEVVGPYLADAVAGKNGPEPVHFREAFRTRGPSNYAHGKQPV, encoded by the coding sequence ATGTCCCGTCAGTTCACCCCCAAAGTCGTCACCGCCAACGCGCTGTTGGAAGGCGACGTCGTCTACCTCACCAAGCAGGGCCATTGGACGCGCCAGCACGCCGAAGCTGACCTGATCGAGGACGCCGTCACCGCCGAAATCCGCCTTCTGGAGGCGCAGGCCCTCGCCCACGAAGTCGTGGGCCCCTACCTCGCCGATGCCGTTGCGGGCAAGAACGGCCCCGAACCGGTCCATTTCCGCGAAGCGTTCCGCACGCGCGGCCCGTCCAACTACGCCCACGGCAAACAGCCCGTGTAG
- the cysG gene encoding siroheme synthase CysG, whose protein sequence is MRHFPIFLDLRGRRVVLAGGGDAALAKLRLILKSEARVTVFAADPAPEIADWAAEGKLRLVPRAFAPGDALCAALAYAASEDAQEDARVAALARADGALVNIVDNLEGSAFITPAIVDRDPVTIAIGTEGAAPVLARRIKADLEAALPSSLGLLARIGQGFRTAANALPMGRKRREFWADYYFNKGPEVLAKEGKTGAELALGDLLVSHLHSDMSPGRVDLVGAGPGDPDLLTLKARKLLDQADVVIYDRLVSAEILELARREATMVNVGKKGFGPSTRQEDIAAAMVEHAQRGAHVVRLKSGDPGVYGRLDEEIDALDAAGIDWAIVPGITAANAASAQIGQSLTKRGRNGAMRFLTGHDVKGFAEHDWRGLAKPGQVAAIYMGAAGARFLQGRLMMHGAAPDTPVTAVENASRTDSRVISSTLSRLPADLEAAAPDGPVILMLGLAPRAAVAQLPALQEEFA, encoded by the coding sequence ATGCGCCACTTCCCCATCTTCCTTGACCTGCGCGGCCGTCGCGTTGTGCTGGCCGGTGGCGGGGATGCCGCCCTGGCGAAACTGCGCCTGATCCTGAAATCCGAAGCGCGCGTGACGGTCTTCGCCGCCGATCCCGCGCCCGAGATCGCGGATTGGGCGGCGGAGGGCAAGCTGCGCCTCGTGCCCCGCGCCTTCGCCCCCGGCGATGCGCTTTGCGCGGCGCTGGCCTATGCCGCCTCCGAAGACGCGCAGGAAGACGCGCGCGTCGCGGCGCTGGCCCGCGCGGATGGCGCATTGGTTAACATCGTTGATAATCTGGAAGGCTCAGCCTTTATTACCCCCGCGATCGTGGACCGTGACCCCGTCACCATCGCCATCGGCACCGAAGGCGCAGCCCCGGTCCTAGCGCGCCGGATCAAGGCCGATCTGGAAGCGGCGCTGCCGTCCTCCCTGGGCCTTCTCGCGCGCATCGGCCAAGGCTTCCGCACGGCGGCCAATGCCCTGCCGATGGGCCGCAAACGGCGTGAGTTCTGGGCGGACTACTACTTCAACAAGGGCCCGGAAGTCCTTGCGAAAGAGGGGAAAACCGGCGCCGAACTTGCCCTTGGCGATCTGTTGGTCAGCCATCTGCACAGTGACATGTCACCGGGCCGCGTGGATCTTGTGGGCGCAGGCCCCGGCGACCCCGACCTGCTCACGCTCAAGGCCCGCAAGCTGCTCGATCAAGCGGATGTGGTAATCTACGACCGCCTCGTCTCGGCGGAAATTCTGGAGCTGGCCCGGCGCGAAGCCACGATGGTTAACGTTGGTAAGAAAGGCTTCGGCCCCTCCACACGGCAAGAAGATATCGCCGCCGCGATGGTCGAACATGCGCAACGCGGTGCCCATGTGGTGCGCCTGAAATCCGGCGATCCGGGCGTCTATGGCCGCCTGGATGAAGAGATCGACGCGCTGGATGCCGCGGGCATCGATTGGGCGATTGTGCCGGGCATCACCGCCGCCAACGCCGCAAGCGCCCAAATCGGGCAAAGCCTGACGAAACGTGGACGTAACGGCGCGATGCGGTTCCTGACCGGCCATGACGTGAAGGGCTTTGCCGAACACGATTGGCGCGGCTTGGCCAAGCCCGGTCAGGTCGCCGCGATCTACATGGGCGCTGCGGGCGCACGGTTCCTGCAAGGCCGCCTGATGATGCACGGTGCCGCCCCCGACACCCCTGTGACCGCCGTGGAAAACGCATCGCGCACCGACAGTCGCGTGATCTCCTCCACCCTCTCGCGCCTGCCTGCTGATTTGGAGGCCGCGGCCCCCGACGGCCCCGTCATCCTGATGCTTGGCTTGGCGCCGCGCGCAGCCGTTGCTCAACTCCCTGCCCTGCAAGAGGAATTTGCCTGA
- a CDS encoding Lrp/AsnC family transcriptional regulator: MPVQIDALDRKILIALQEDASRSLEEIAKHVGSSKTPVWSRIRKMKEAGIIGQQTVLLDAEALGLEACFFVLIRTSEHEAEWQNKFLKTLQERAEVMEAHRLAGDIDYILKVRVANARAYDEFYQALISEVRIYNVTALLSMEEIKSTPLLPLASVPS; encoded by the coding sequence ATGCCTGTCCAAATCGATGCCCTCGATCGGAAAATCCTCATCGCGCTGCAAGAGGATGCAAGCCGTTCCCTGGAGGAAATCGCCAAACATGTGGGGTCGTCCAAGACGCCGGTGTGGTCACGGATTCGCAAGATGAAGGAGGCGGGGATCATCGGCCAGCAGACGGTGCTGCTGGATGCCGAGGCGCTGGGGCTGGAGGCCTGTTTTTTCGTCCTGATCCGCACCTCCGAACATGAGGCGGAGTGGCAGAACAAGTTCCTGAAAACGCTTCAGGAACGGGCCGAGGTGATGGAGGCGCACCGCCTTGCGGGCGACATCGATTACATCCTGAAAGTGCGCGTCGCGAACGCGCGGGCCTACGACGAATTCTACCAGGCGCTGATCTCGGAAGTGCGGATCTACAACGTCACCGCCCTTCTGAGCATGGAGGAGATCAAGTCAACGCCGCTTCTGCCGCTGGCATCAGTTCCGTCTTGA
- a CDS encoding bifunctional alpha/beta hydrolase/OsmC family protein, producing the protein MSTERFTFPGHAGDLLAARLDLPDGPHLATALLAHCFTCGKDIAASRRIAARLNAHGIAVLRFDFTGLGHSDGEFENTSFTSNVTDLIAAADALSERGMAPSLIIGHSLGGAAVLRAAGRIASAKAVVTIGAPFDPAHVTHNFGDALATIVRDGVGDVQLGGRSVRIGRDFVNDVNEEKLAKDIATLGKALLVLHAPRDTIVGVENAAEIFVAAKHPKSFVTLDDADHLITRPADADYAADVIASWAGKYLDLKHPAPPIGAPEGVTRTSEVDPDGFLQDINAGPKHHVHADEPESYGGTDRGMTPYQFLAAGLGACTSMTIRMYARRKKWPLDHVAVDVTHNRVHAQDAGVEIGPLDQFTRTITLTGTLDDAQRARLMEIADKCPVHRSLEAGAHIKTELMPAAEAALT; encoded by the coding sequence ATGTCAACTGAACGTTTCACCTTTCCCGGCCACGCGGGCGACCTGCTGGCCGCGCGGCTCGACCTGCCGGATGGGCCACATCTGGCCACGGCGCTGCTGGCGCATTGCTTCACCTGCGGCAAGGATATCGCCGCCTCGCGCCGGATCGCGGCGCGTCTCAACGCCCATGGCATCGCGGTCCTGCGCTTCGATTTTACCGGTCTGGGCCATTCCGACGGAGAATTCGAGAACACGTCCTTCACCTCCAACGTTACCGATCTGATCGCCGCCGCCGATGCGCTGAGCGAACGCGGCATGGCCCCCTCCCTCATCATCGGCCACTCCCTTGGGGGCGCGGCGGTGCTGCGTGCGGCGGGACGGATCGCCTCGGCCAAGGCCGTCGTGACCATCGGCGCGCCCTTCGATCCGGCCCATGTCACGCATAATTTCGGCGACGCTTTGGCCACCATCGTGCGCGATGGCGTGGGCGATGTGCAACTTGGCGGGCGGTCCGTGCGCATCGGACGGGACTTCGTTAACGACGTTAACGAAGAGAAGCTGGCCAAAGATATTGCGACCCTGGGCAAGGCGCTGCTGGTCCTGCACGCCCCGCGCGACACCATCGTAGGCGTTGAAAACGCGGCAGAAATCTTTGTGGCCGCCAAACATCCCAAGAGTTTCGTCACCCTAGATGACGCCGACCACCTGATCACCCGGCCAGCGGACGCCGACTATGCCGCCGACGTCATTGCGTCCTGGGCGGGCAAATACCTGGACCTCAAGCACCCTGCCCCGCCCATCGGCGCGCCCGAGGGCGTGACCCGCACGTCAGAAGTGGACCCGGACGGTTTCTTGCAAGACATCAACGCCGGTCCCAAACACCATGTCCACGCGGACGAGCCTGAAAGCTACGGCGGGACGGATCGCGGTATGACCCCCTATCAATTTCTTGCCGCAGGCCTTGGGGCCTGCACCTCGATGACCATCCGGATGTACGCGCGACGCAAGAAATGGCCGCTGGATCACGTAGCGGTGGACGTGACCCACAACCGGGTGCATGCGCAAGATGCTGGTGTGGAAATCGGGCCGTTGGACCAATTCACCCGCACCATCACACTCACCGGCACCCTTGATGACGCGCAACGGGCGCGCCTGATGGAGATTGCCGACAAATGCCCGGTTCACCGATCACTGGAGGCGGGCGCGCATATCAAGACGGAACTGATGCCAGCGGCAGAAGCGGCGTTGACTTGA
- a CDS encoding endonuclease/exonuclease/phosphatase family protein, whose amino-acid sequence MRVCAGLGGLVLLGSYLGALHPLGDSLAVFRNWIAGLLLACAVVMILVRPRGFGMLVSIGAGIALLGATPIPPAALHASAFVRPQTIYQKNLLFALPNAGAILADIAEIDPDHITLQELNANNRQQVLSALPSHYARHYCGYSSVGGVAVLSRHEVVEGSEFCVQGHGMAGFQVLTPQGPLWVISVHLRWPFPYEQRAQVEELVPVIAALEGPILIGGDFNMVPWSWVLREFAQASGSQVPRPISGTIHLFDGWLAPPIDHVLLPGVGGLHSVRPRLGSDHMGVVGMFEIAP is encoded by the coding sequence ATGCGCGTCTGCGCAGGGTTGGGCGGGCTTGTCCTGTTGGGCAGCTATCTGGGGGCACTGCATCCGTTGGGCGATTCCCTGGCGGTGTTCCGCAATTGGATTGCGGGGCTTTTGCTGGCTTGCGCCGTGGTGATGATATTGGTGCGACCCCGCGGATTTGGTATGCTTGTCTCGATTGGTGCGGGCATCGCGCTTTTGGGAGCGACGCCCATCCCGCCGGCTGCGCTGCACGCAAGCGCGTTTGTGCGGCCCCAGACGATTTACCAGAAAAACCTGTTGTTCGCCCTTCCAAACGCCGGTGCAATCCTGGCCGACATCGCTGAAATCGATCCCGATCACATCACCCTGCAAGAGCTGAACGCTAACAACCGACAGCAGGTCTTGAGCGCCTTGCCGTCCCACTACGCGCGGCATTATTGCGGCTATTCCTCTGTCGGTGGCGTTGCCGTGCTGTCGCGCCACGAGGTTGTGGAAGGCAGTGAATTCTGCGTTCAGGGGCATGGCATGGCGGGGTTTCAGGTGCTAACGCCGCAGGGGCCGCTTTGGGTAATCTCGGTGCACCTCCGTTGGCCGTTTCCCTACGAGCAACGAGCGCAAGTAGAAGAGCTGGTGCCTGTGATCGCCGCGCTGGAAGGGCCGATCCTGATCGGCGGAGACTTCAACATGGTGCCATGGTCGTGGGTATTGCGAGAGTTCGCGCAGGCGAGCGGTTCTCAGGTGCCGCGCCCGATCAGCGGCACGATCCACTTGTTCGATGGCTGGCTTGCCCCACCGATAGACCACGTCCTTCTGCCCGGTGTGGGCGGTCTTCATTCGGTCCGCCCGCGATTGGGATCTGACCACATGGGCGTTGTCGGCATGTTCGAAATCGCACCGTAG
- the dddP gene encoding dimethylsulfonioproprionate lyase DddP has protein sequence MNQAYRRDIRKIDPTKGVMLPDGTLNDNDRIEIGPTALAYAEWEAAGLILPNLQTMRQFRLDRLVGQLQANDYGGVLVFDPLNIRYATDSTNMQLWNAHNPFRACLVCADGHMVLWEYKNAPFLADHNPLVREVLSGASMFYFSTGDRGDVAAEKFSGQVAEIMAAHAGSNKRLAVDKIMLHGAHALEARGFDLKDGEFITEHARKIKGPDEILAMRCAVDACEKSLKAMEDAIAPGKSEDEVWAVLHAENIKRGGEWIETRLFSSGPRTNPWFQECGPRTLLPNEISALDTDLIGCYGMCVDISRTWWTGPDAPRPDMIAAMQHGHAHIMENMALLAPGVSIKELVFGGHQLDPKYDKRKYSCRMHGVGLCDEWPHVAYGDHFNEAAFDYVLEPGMMLCVEALIGEEGGDFCIKLEDQVLITEDGYENLTTYPFDAALMG, from the coding sequence ATGAACCAAGCCTATCGCCGCGACATCCGCAAGATCGACCCCACCAAAGGCGTCATGCTGCCCGATGGCACCCTCAACGACAATGATCGGATCGAGATCGGGCCCACGGCGCTGGCCTATGCCGAGTGGGAGGCCGCAGGCCTGATCCTGCCCAACCTTCAAACCATGCGCCAATTCCGGCTCGATCGTTTGGTGGGTCAATTGCAGGCCAATGACTACGGCGGCGTGCTGGTCTTCGACCCGCTCAACATTCGCTACGCCACCGACAGCACCAACATGCAGCTTTGGAACGCGCACAACCCCTTTCGCGCCTGCCTTGTCTGCGCCGATGGGCACATGGTTCTGTGGGAATACAAGAACGCGCCGTTTCTGGCCGATCACAACCCGCTGGTGCGCGAGGTCCTTTCCGGGGCGTCGATGTTCTACTTCTCCACCGGCGACCGGGGCGATGTCGCGGCCGAGAAGTTCAGCGGCCAGGTGGCCGAGATCATGGCGGCCCATGCGGGCAGTAACAAGCGCCTGGCGGTCGACAAGATCATGCTCCACGGCGCCCATGCGCTGGAGGCGCGCGGGTTCGACCTGAAGGACGGTGAGTTCATCACCGAGCACGCCCGCAAGATCAAAGGCCCTGACGAAATCCTCGCCATGCGCTGTGCCGTGGATGCCTGCGAAAAATCCCTCAAGGCGATGGAAGACGCCATCGCGCCCGGCAAATCCGAGGATGAGGTCTGGGCCGTCCTGCATGCCGAGAACATCAAACGCGGCGGCGAATGGATCGAGACGCGACTGTTTTCCAGCGGCCCGCGCACAAATCCATGGTTCCAGGAATGCGGCCCCCGCACGTTGTTGCCCAATGAAATCAGCGCCTTGGACACGGATCTGATCGGCTGCTACGGCATGTGTGTCGACATCTCGCGCACATGGTGGACCGGTCCCGACGCCCCGCGCCCCGACATGATCGCGGCCATGCAGCACGGCCACGCCCACATCATGGAGAACATGGCACTTCTGGCCCCCGGCGTCTCGATCAAGGAACTGGTTTTCGGCGGGCACCAGTTGGATCCGAAGTACGACAAGCGCAAGTATTCGTGCCGGATGCACGGTGTGGGCCTCTGCGATGAGTGGCCCCACGTCGCCTACGGTGATCACTTCAACGAGGCCGCTTTCGATTACGTACTGGAGCCCGGCATGATGCTGTGTGTGGAGGCCCTGATCGGCGAGGAAGGTGGCGATTTCTGCATCAAGCTGGAAGATCAGGTGCTGATCACCGAAGACGGCTACGAGAACCTGACGACCTATCCGTTCGACGCGGCGTTGATGGGGTAG
- a CDS encoding heme-dependent oxidative N-demethylase family protein, with protein MNHVFHDHLPTAPWMAEATRRLPGVQPLAGYHEWLARDEAFAGQMALRDRLVAERRGDVIATSPGSEAAVDELYEEVLHALAGRAWYAWHSGGLEGTCTRPDGVVVPLNSHDKLGTLARLVQQDLCLMEKPEGADEHVLTAAVLCFPASWTLAQKIGRPLSAIHDPVAPYDAEMARRVQRLFDNLRDDTPLWRQNAMIYQKPDLYHPRLEDDPRDDHEGGGYLRSEKQVLLRLVETRAVVFSIHTYIVRLEDLTQAQRAGLAEQGEGA; from the coding sequence ATGAACCATGTTTTCCACGATCACTTGCCCACGGCCCCTTGGATGGCCGAGGCGACGCGGCGGTTGCCCGGCGTTCAGCCCTTGGCGGGATATCACGAGTGGTTGGCCCGCGATGAGGCATTTGCGGGTCAAATGGCCCTGCGTGATCGCTTGGTGGCAGAGCGGCGCGGCGATGTGATCGCGACCTCTCCGGGGTCCGAGGCGGCGGTGGATGAGTTGTATGAAGAGGTGCTTCATGCCCTTGCGGGGCGTGCCTGGTACGCGTGGCACTCAGGGGGCCTTGAGGGTACGTGCACCCGCCCCGATGGCGTCGTCGTGCCGCTGAATTCACACGACAAGCTTGGGACCTTGGCGCGATTGGTGCAACAGGATCTGTGCCTGATGGAAAAGCCTGAAGGCGCCGATGAGCACGTGCTGACGGCGGCGGTACTGTGTTTCCCGGCGTCCTGGACGCTGGCGCAGAAGATCGGGCGCCCTTTGTCTGCGATCCATGATCCGGTCGCCCCCTACGACGCGGAAATGGCCAGGCGCGTGCAACGGCTCTTCGACAATCTGCGCGATGACACGCCCCTGTGGCGGCAGAATGCGATGATCTACCAAAAGCCGGACTTGTATCATCCGCGCCTGGAAGATGATCCGCGCGACGATCACGAGGGCGGTGGGTATTTGCGATCAGAAAAGCAGGTGTTGCTGCGCCTGGTCGAGACGCGGGCAGTGGTCTTCTCCATCCACACCTACATCGTGCGGCTGGAGGATCTGACCCAGGCGCAGCGGGCGGGGTTGGCGGAGCAGGGCGAGGGGGCGTGA
- a CDS encoding 2'-deoxycytidine 5'-triphosphate deaminase, translating to MTDSFSPTAPQGVLPDHAISAMIDAGAIYATPAIPDGQVQPASLDLRLGTRAYRVRASFLTGAGRTVADRLPEFTMHEMDLTPGAVLEKGCVYVVPLMEGLALPEDITAVCNAKSSTGRVDCLTRVIADGGVEFDRIPAGYKGPLYAEICPRSFSVKIEPGLRLNQIRFRRGQAVLSDAALKARHADTPLVDQEPLIDDGLGFSVDLSPKDTTLVGYRAKPHTGVIDLTQIGTHKTSEFWEEIHSDNGQIILDPGAFYILVSREAVTIPPDCAAEMAPYLAMVGEFRVHYAGFFDPGFGHGVPARGVLEVRCHEAPFVLEHGQTVGRLVYETMAAAPTQLYGTGIASNYQGQGLKLSKHFK from the coding sequence ATGACTGATTCCTTTTCCCCCACCGCCCCCCAGGGCGTCCTGCCCGATCACGCGATCTCCGCGATGATCGACGCGGGCGCGATTTACGCCACGCCCGCCATCCCCGATGGCCAGGTTCAGCCCGCCAGCCTTGATCTGCGCCTGGGGACCCGCGCCTACCGTGTCCGCGCCTCGTTTCTGACGGGCGCTGGCCGCACCGTGGCCGACCGCCTGCCCGAGTTCACCATGCACGAAATGGACCTGACCCCCGGCGCGGTGCTGGAGAAGGGCTGCGTCTACGTGGTGCCGCTGATGGAAGGCCTCGCCCTGCCCGAAGACATCACGGCAGTGTGCAACGCCAAGTCATCGACCGGTCGCGTGGATTGCCTGACCCGCGTGATCGCGGACGGCGGCGTGGAATTCGACCGCATCCCGGCGGGCTACAAGGGCCCGCTTTATGCCGAGATTTGCCCCCGCTCCTTCTCGGTAAAGATCGAGCCTGGCTTGCGCCTGAACCAGATCCGCTTCCGACGCGGCCAGGCGGTCCTGTCGGACGCGGCCCTGAAGGCGCGCCATGCCGACACCCCGCTGGTCGACCAAGAGCCGCTGATCGACGACGGCCTTGGCTTCTCTGTCGACCTCTCGCCCAAAGATACCACGCTTGTGGGCTACCGCGCCAAGCCGCACACCGGTGTCATCGACCTGACCCAGATCGGCACCCACAAAACGTCTGAGTTCTGGGAAGAAATCCACAGCGACAACGGCCAGATCATCCTCGACCCCGGCGCTTTCTACATTCTCGTCAGCCGCGAGGCCGTGACGATCCCGCCTGATTGCGCCGCTGAAATGGCACCGTATCTGGCCATGGTCGGCGAATTCCGCGTCCACTACGCAGGTTTTTTCGACCCCGGCTTCGGGCATGGCGTGCCTGCGCGCGGCGTCCTGGAAGTGCGCTGCCACGAGGCGCCTTTCGTGCTGGAACACGGCCAGACCGTCGGCCGCCTTGTCTACGAGACCATGGCCGCCGCCCCCACCCAGCTTTACGGCACCGGCATCGCGTCGAATTACCAGGGCCAGGGCCTGAAACTCTCCAAGCACTTCAAGTAG